DNA sequence from the Penicillium psychrofluorescens genome assembly, chromosome: 3 genome:
ttttttctcttgtaGATATTCATTATTCCCGAGAACTATTCTATCCCATCGGATCTATGTAATGATGCCTGCGTGGAATGTGGATCTGAAGCTCCGACCAGACCCTGTTTCAGTGCAAGTCTTGTTTCTGGAGAATCATAAAGCCGCGACACATCATTGCATGGACATGCCAATCAGGGCCATAGATCGATCGCCTCCTAGCAGACCAGAATCATGtctcatccagcacctccgcAGGCACTGATTCGCCCACGACCCGCCAACGATCAGGCTGGGCGCTAAAAACCCTCCTCCACGGCCAATCCCGCCGGTCGGCGGGCCAAGAGCAGAGCGTGTCTGGAACGACAGCCGCATGGTGTGACACGGGGTGGTCTTGGGACTTAGGAGGTTGTCCCTCCAGACTGGATACCCCTCTCCACGCTTTTTCTCGTCAGGAGTTGAAACAGCCCGTCTTGTTGGTTTTCTCGAAGTTGATGACATCGGCCACCCCCCACCCTCTCTGAACGGCGGCGTGGGGATCGTCGGGAGACGTGGATATACCGCAAAACGGCTTATGCGTCTCTAATTAATTGATTGGCATGCACAGACAGGGCCGGGCTGCTCCATTCGGgtttgaggatgaggggagGAGAGTCTTGGGCTGCGACGGGAGGGTGTACAGGTCGGATGTAGATATAAAGCCCTGGCAATGcctttttttcccctccccttctttctcccatcAGGTGCATTCcgttcttctttcctttcttcttcttcttttctcttcttgaaCAGGCCAGTTCCTGTgttcctttctcttctgattcGACTTGGTGGTCGTTGCCTGCGTAGACGCCCACGCCACGCCACCGAAACGCTTAGCAGGGCTTTTTTGAACCAGCCTTGTCTGTCTGTCAATAACAAAGGTATTGTCTTTTCTTGTGGTGGTGTATTACTATGATGTCTATGGCGCGCCTCTTTGTGGTGAATGTCCGCCCATTGTTTCGTCACCTCCAAGCCCGATACAATAAAGGCCCATTCATGCCTAGGCCTATATCTACATGCCCCCTTTCTGATCTTGTTTCCTATTATCCATGctcctcttctcttcctgggCTAACAGACCGGCGCAGGAAGCATTCACTCTCTTGCCCAGCTCCCAACCAACTCTTGTTGATCGATTCCGTTTCGTCTGGCACGAATCGGGATTGTTTGTCTTTTCTGCTACAAGTCCGATCATCTCTGTCTTCATCATGATGTTCGTCAAGTCTGGCCTTCTGGCGACCATGCTGGCTGCGTCGGCCACCAACGCTCATATGATCATGAGCAACCCCGTCCCCTACAGTAAGGATTCACTCAACaactcgccgctggcggcGGATGGCAGCGATTTCCCTTGCAAGCTGCGCTCCGATGCCTGGGAAGTCACCACGCAGAACATCATGCCCATCGGCGAGTCCCAGAAGCTGGCCTTCATCGGCAGCGCCACCCATGGCGGCGGCTCGTGCCAAATCAGTCTGACCACCGACCTGCACCCCACCAAAACCTCTTCGTGGAAGGTCATCAAGTCCTTCGAAGGCGGATGCCCGGCCAACGATACCGGCAACCTCTCTGGCGGCTCCACCATGGTCGATCCGTACCACTTCGACTTCGCCATCCCCGAGGGCATCGAGACAGGCAAGTACACGCTGGCCTGGACCTGGTTCAACCGTATCGGCAACCGCGAGATGTACATGAACTGCGCACccgtcaccgtcaccagCGGCTCCTCAAAGCGCGACACCGAAGTGGTTGAGAAGCGCTCCACCAGCTTCCCTCCCATGTTCGTCGCCAACATCAACGGCTGCACCACCACggaaggcatcgacatcCGCTTCCCTCAGCCCGGCGACGTGATCTCGTACGATGGCGCCCCGGAAAACCTCCAGCCTAAGGGCGAGGCTGCCTGCAGCGGTACTCCGACATTCGCTGGCTCTGGAGACACAGTCTCCGGCTCTGATACCAGCCCTGGTTCTTCCGGTTCCTCTGGCTCGTCCGGCTCTTCGTCTGCGGCCGCCGGCGCTCCTTCGAGCACTCCCTCCGCAGAGCCTGCCCCGGCCAGCTCATCGGCAGCGTCCCCCGAACCCAGCACCACAACTGCCCCCGAGCCTGCTTCCTCGTCCGCAGAGCCTGCCCCAGCTCCATCTTCTGGCAGCGGCAGTTCCGGGTCGAGCTCGGGCTCCAGCTCGGGCACGAGTGGCTCTTGCAGTCCCGAAGGCGAGTGGAACTGCATCGACGGCACCTCCTTTCAGCGCTGTGCCAGTGGCCAGTGGTCCGCCGTTATGGCGGTGGCGCCTGGCACGGAGTGCACCGCGGGTCAAAGCTCGGATCtggccatcaaggccacCAAGAAGGCGCGTTCGATAATGCGCTTCCACAAGCGCGCTGCTACTCTCGAGTACCACGCGTAGAGACTTCATATCTTACGGCCTCCGCTGGTCGGACCGTGATATTCATTGCTTCATCgggatttcttttcttccccatcattttctttcatttctgcTCGTCAAAGACGGACCTtgattcttttcttcggtGCACCATTTCCCTCTTCTGTTTCCATGTACATTTAGGATAAGAGAGCTAGCGGGCCTAGGATTTCTCACGAATCTGGATGACTTCATTTCTTCAACTTAGCTGCTGCCAGTGCAATCGAGGTGTGTATTATAGGAGTAGTTGGTAGAAGACGGTTGTAACTAAAGAGTGCCAGAGGCTCTAATGGTTGAAATGTAgacaggaaaagaaaaccaacAGCCCTAACTACAGTTCGTACAGAAGTCACGTGCCATACAACAACCTAGCCCTAACCTCCCCAATACGGACTAGCGCGGTGCCCATCCATGGCCCGTGCACGCCCACAGagcgaagaaagaaaatgcaCCAAGTTTGATCCCGTTCGATCTTTAACCTCACCTTCGACAACCACCCACCTTTCACCCACCAACAATGGCCTCGCGTCCGACCGTTTCGATCGCCACCGCCGAGGGCAAGCCCTCCGGGGCCAGCCACCCCCTGCCCTCTGTCTTCTCCGCGCCCATCCGCCCGGATATTGTCCAGTATGGCTCGCCAATCTACAATTCGAGATTTGAGGAAATACTAACAGTCTCTACAGGCAGGTGCACACCGGTATGGCCAAGAACAAGCGTCAGCCCTACGCTGTGAGCGAGAAGGCTGGTGAACAGACCTCTGCTGAGTCCTGGGGTACCGGTACGTTTTGAGACGAAGAAAAATCTTCGATGAAGCAGAACTGACTCGTGGATCATAGGCCGTGCTGTCGCCCGTATTCCCCGTGTCTCTGGTGGTGGTACTCACCGTGCCGGTCAGGCTGCCTTCGGTAACCAGTGCCGCTCCGGTCGTATGTTCGCTCCCACCAAGGTCTGGCGCAAGTGGCACCAGAAGGTCAACCTCAACCAGAAGCGTTTCGCTACTGCTTCTGCTCTGGCTGCCTCCTCCGTCCCCGCCCTCCTGTTCGCCCGCGGTCACCGCGTCGCCACCGTCCCCGAGGTTCCCCTCGTCGTGGACTCCAAGGCCACCGCCATCAACAAGACCAAGGCCGCCATTGCCCTGCTCCAGGCCGTCGGTGCTGGCTCTGAGCTCGTCAAGGTCCAGAAGTCCCGCAAGCTGCGCGCCGGTAAGGGTAAGCTGCGTAACCGCCGcttccgccagcgccgcggtCCCCTGGTCGTCTACAACCCCGAGACCGACGGCACCGACCTCGTCCGTGCCTTCCGCAACATCCCCGGTGTTGAGACCTCGTCCGTCTTTtccctcaacctcctccagctcgcccCCGGTGGTCACCTCGGCCGCTTCATCGTCTGGacctcctccgccttcgAGGCCCTCGACAAGGTCTacggcaccaccaccgacgccTCGGCCCTCAAGCGCGACTACCTCCTGCCCTCCAACCTGGTTGCCAACGCCGACCTGGCCCGTCTCATCAACTCCTCTGAAATCCAGTCCGTTGTCCGCGCCCCCAAGGGTGAGGCCCGCACCAAGCGTGTCAACgtccagaagaagaacccgcTCCGCAACAAGCAGGTCATGCTCCGTCTCAACCCCTACGCCGCTGCTTACTCCAAGCAGAAGCTCGGCCAGACTGGTGTCGATGCCGGCAAGCCCGAGCGTGCTGGCAAGGCTTTCTTCAAGACTCTGGATGAGGAGTAaatctttttttcttcggtTTGATTTGACGTGCTGAATTGAATGGTTGGAAAAAGGTTGATGAATAGTCTCAACGCATAAAATGAATCCAAGTCTTTTTTTGCATACCCACCCATCAGTTTCGATGAGCGTAGAAGTATGATATCGACCTCGTATCGTAGCAATTGATCTCAATTGATTGTCTACAAAGAAGGCCTAACCTCTTGTCTCTCTGAATTTGCACCTCGGAAATATTTGCATTATTTTATTATAGCACTGACATATGCCACCAAGCGCTCACCTCGTCTCTCGGGCAATGCCTACACCGCGGGGACTGCGATGACATAGACCGTCCAGACGAAGATCAGAGTTCATGACTAGCTTCGACTTTCGGTATTCGCGTAAGTACCGTAATGAAGTTACAATGAAAAATATCTAACGCTGTGTAGTCTTGATACCAGCTGGCCCAGCATACATGAACTATCGGGTGCCTACTGTAGGCGAGAAAGTATAATCTTCTTCAGAACGTTTTGAGGTTCGGTTGCAATAGTTGTTGCACAGTGATGTTGCATTTCGATCGGGAGTTTAGACTTTGGTGCCTGTAGACTATAGATCACATCGTCGGCAAATGAGCAAACTCTGAATTGCCAGAGGGACGATCAAAAAAGTTTTCGCACTGTCTGTACCAAGTCACACCTGAAGCTCTAGGGACGCCGTAGGCGAACGACAGTGaaacagagaaagagaaaaatcCAAGGCACAATAATCCTACTCAAGATGAAACACACCCACAAGGAATTCAGGGTCCGCCAAGCCGGGGTGGACTCTTGGTTCACATGTGGTTCCGGCTTTTCTTGTTCGGTTGTGTTGGACCCCCAATCTAATTATTGATTGCCATTGGATATGCCTTGAGAGCCATTGGTCCTGACAGGGTCCCACGATCCCGTTGGCCATACGTACAAAGGGTCCGCATCCCAGGCAGCAGCCGAAGTAAGAAAAGCTTTGTCTCCAAGCGAGATGCACGAATAATGGACCCAGATCGCCCCGTAAAGGACGTGCGCTGCCGGTGCCAAGCGCACGCCCAGGACCCGCGTCTGATAGTCTCGGGTATGTGTCTGCCAGGCCTTGTTGGTGGGGGGGTGTTGGTCTGAACTGAATTGAGACCCGACATCCGTCCGGTTTCTTTTTTAGGTTCCCTTGAAGCATTTGAAACCCGGAAGCTATATGGTTCGATACTTTCCGCTATTACAATATCGAGCCTGCGCTGGTGGATACCAGACTAGAGAACTAGCACTCCACTACTCCGTAGGCGATCAAATATCTTTCGAGCCTATATCACGagacgacatggatgagaAGAGACATAGTACACCAAATAGCCGAGATCCCCAGCGGCCAGCCACGCCACCAGGATGACGCTGCACGGGCGGGCGCCCGAGGAATGGATCGGAGCAAGAAAATTCCCCGATCCTGGACGGGAATCAGGGAAAAGACAACGTGGCCAGGCGAGATCAGTCCGGGCGCGTGGCTCCTCGGCAGGATCAACCGATCGTGAAGAGAGGGGGGTGGGACTCGAGCAACAAATAATTATCGACGGATTCAATTTGCAAGACAAACCCGTTGAGGAAACGCCGGGATCTGCGATAATGCTTGCTATAGCACGTAAGCTGTTCGGAGATGTCTCACTCAATTAACTAGGGCTTGGTCTGAGGGGGCCAGGGACGGAGGAGGGCGGATGGAGGAAGCCGCTGTTGTTGTCAATTATTATTCCATAAAGAAGGAGCTCTCGCCGCAAAACATCCCTAGCCGATGTAGAAAGAGCGTCCGCCCGTCAACAGTTGTTGCgcggcctcgtcgaggaaCCAGGCAATAGAAGTCCATCGCCTCCACTCGCGGCGGTGCGGGTGAGCTCTTTGGGTCGGCTACTCCACATCGCGCCGCACGTCCCGAAAGCAGGATCGGTGCCGCTAACTAGTCTTGTAGTTACGGGAACGAGGCCAACGGTGCCTGAGCAAGGGTTACATGTGCGTCGCGCTGCTTGCCCGTGGATTCGTCAAACGTCAAACGGCCTCAACAATTCTGTTTCTGATAGTAATACCCCGGCAAACCCTCTAGGCTACGGGGACAGGTACTACTCTTGCTTCCCCTATATTGTACAACACTCGTCGGAATTCGGAGAGGATGGGGATTTGCGGTGGCTTGGGCCAATGGCGTGCTCGTGCCCTAACGATGCGTGTGTCGGATGCAAATACCACATGCGCAACAAGATCGGATTCCGAGGCAAGCGAGACTCAGGATAAATGATCTGAGCTACTAGTAGATATGCAAACAATCTGGTAGTTGTTTCTGGGCGCAAAATTTGTCTCCCGTTAAGGTTGGAGCGTAACCGAGAAGAGACAACGCGCACAGGGGCTGAGCAAAAGGACGATCCTAAACGATGACGGCTTGCAGATCAGATCGCCATACTTTGAGACCAAAGGTTCGACTCTGGAGCGCATCGCCGTTgagaggaaaagggaagTGGGCGTGGTGGAGTGCAATAGGCGCCGGCCATTGGGCACGGCCCTGACGCTCAAGACAAGGGTTCCCCTGCGCAGAGGATCGATGTGCTGTACAGTACTTTGTgaggaaaagcaaaaaggAACCTTTTCAGCTCCTGCAACGGCTGGAAGAACTATTTCCGTTGCCGAGCTCTCAAGCATTCTAGCCGGAAGTAGGGGGGGGATAGGAAGAGGGAGGGTTTGTATCCCATTCGCCATGTTCAGCATGAACCCCAGTCTCGGCTTAGATTCTCCATTGAGACAGCTATTCGGAATTTGAAGTCTGGAGCCGCCCGAAGACACCAGAACCGAGGGTCCTAGCAGAGTGAAACATGGTCGATCCTAGGTATCCCGACGAGCGATAAGCCCTGCGGCCCCAACGCCGGACCCAGGAGGTTTTACCCAACTAGGTAACTGGACGCTCGCAAACTATTCGCGTAGCTCCGCCTGGAGGACCCACCGGCGAAGATACTCGCGGCCATGATTCCGAATCCAAAACAAGCTCTACGCTCCGCCCCGTCGAAGGTttggtctgctcctccacTGGCGTTTTTCTTCAGCGGAGACGCGCTTCACCCCGACGGTGGGATCCATAATACTTACTCAATGTGTAAATCCGAGATCTCGAGATTGTGTAACCCGGTTCGCGCCGGACTTTGGAACGGTACATGCCGGTTGGAATATTTTCCCTGACATGCGACCGCCCTATCCCTATAACACATGGTGGGTACTTGACCTTTGGAATACCCGACTAAGCCAGTAAAAGCGAGGCATTGCTGGTGGGACATGCCCAGGAACCCATATATCCTTGATCCCGGCTGAGAATTCGTGATTTAATATAAGGATGCAGAACCAACGAGCAAGTAGGAATAAGGAGTAGGAATAAGGCGCATGAACCAACAACGTTTTTGCCTCGTACTAGCCCACCCACCCCGTGCCCCGACGGTACAGCGATGCATTAGCAAAAGGACCACCGGGGCTCCAGACAATTTTCTCCCCACATTTAATCATACACGGCAATCCAATTCAATTGCCGCGAGAGAGCGGATTCTACCAAGGGAGTCTTACACCCCCCTCCACCAGGAGCTACCGGTATGTGTAATCCGTAATGGAGTGCCAATCCATGTCTTGGTGCCGGGCCTCGGAATGCCGATATCTTCAACAGTCACAGACTGCGCAATTGGATCCACTCTCCTGTGTGATCTGTCCTATACAGTAGCACTATAACCTCACGGAGCCTTGTGCTTCTCGGATGTACTGTTTTAAcctcatcggcctcttccGCATCCCACCGTGGCGTCGGGGACAAGTAAGTGGATGTCGTTGGAGCCGCCTGCAGCAGCACAGCGATACGGTGAATGGGCAAAAGATGCTTCCCTTGTCCCTGCCTgcggttttttttttttttttttttttaattattttttttaattAATTTATTTTCACTGGCCCTTGAGACTCGCGGGACTCGTGGAGCAGCGATGTGCTGACGGGGAGTCCAAGAAAAGTATAGATCGATTCCACTCGTCGATCGCAGTTGTCATGAGTAAAGAGTCTTAAGTCATAGCCATAGTAAGCACGAGTATTCTGATTCCCGTAATCTAATCGCATGTACCTGTCTGTACCCAAGAATACATGCTTGGCCGTTTCCTGAAGCTTCACTGCGATCTCGacccccctccctcctcttcctctctcctcttcttccctgtcgAAGgttttttggttcttcttttAATTCTGatttttcttccattcttcttcccttcttgaTTATCACTTTTTAATCTTATTTCTTTGCTTTACCATTCGAGGGAATATTTTCGCCCACTAGTACTTCACAGGGGGAAGAGAAGCCCTGGTTTAAACTGTCCACAAACGTCTCGACAGCCTTGCAGCAAATCATTCCTCTTCTTTGTCTCTGACATTTGACACCGAGGCGCTATTTCTAGCTACTGTTTTAACGGCGCGTTTCACCAGTCAGTGGCCGACAAAGGTTCCAACCAGGATATTTCACCTTGTACAATCAAGCTGCGTGCCACAGTTTCGGCACCGAATTGATCATTTCGGCTCTCATTTTCAACCCCGTCAGCTTCGTCTATGGCGGAATAGGTTTCTTCGTTCACTTGTTCAGGCGTTAACGTGCATTTCTACAAAATCAGAAGCGGCTTCACCCCGCTCGCCGAAATTTATTTGGGCGATTcagcttcttgttgaaggTCTTTTACTTTTGCCGCTCACTCGTACGCCTGTCTTCATTTCCGCCGGTGTGAATTTTCAGCGCGGCATATCCTTAGTACGCCGGCGCGGAGTCCGTCTGCGCTTTCTGGGGTTGCTTGATGGTTGCAAGCGCTGGCTCCAATTTGTTGTGAAGCTATCGCTCCATGCTTATGCAAATCACTGAAATCCCGCAGTCACCCTGGTATGGATAGTATGCAGCAAGGACCGTGACTATTAGGGCCATTTGCGAGAGAATGATGGCCTTCTAATTGCCATTTTCCATTTCCATCTTCATTTCTGCTCGACAAGATACGACGCAACCCACGGACCGTGCCTTTGGGGCAAAAACTCGAGCTATTGGATGCAGACGACGAGTGTGGGGTTTGCTAGTCGCAGTGCGACTTGTCTTCTTCTATTCAAATACTCGACGGGGATTTGAATAAGACATCCAATTTCACTGCCTGGAAATCTTGGCCTTCAGTTGATTCAACTGGACGCTGGAATTAATCTACGCTGCGTCTTTAGAGACGAAAGCCTGCCAAATCGGTATGTCTCAGCGCACACAATCTCAGAGACATGGTGGCATTCGATCCTTTGCTAAATATTCTATTTTCCTTCCTTAGGTCCACTATCTAGGATCAGAGGCCATTGAAGAAAGACTAGGTCAATCAAAAAGGCGGCATACCAACGGCGTTTTGGATCCGCTTGTGAACACGAAGAGCTTTGGAAACAGAGAATCGCCAGGTGACTGTTTTATACTGTTATGCAACTTGCTAGCTTAAGTGGGAACGGTTTTCCATTGTCTAATAAGCCGGCCATGTCAAACTACCATGTCGGACCCTTCGGTCGTATGTTACCCGCCGGAGACGTTTCACCCTCGGAGCAACAACCGGAGCATCCAGCTAATTTAGCAGCCCATGGGAATAACCCATACCAGCTTCCCCCTCCACGGAATCTACAGTTTGGATCAGACCAGTACATGCGACAAGGTCAAGCAGCCGAGAGCTCCGAATCGGCAGATACCAGATCGCAGCGCCCTCAGACCGAGCAACTTCCTTCCGTCAGGCAGCTGTTGACCCCTACAGCTGACTCCAGCTCGCCTCAGTCGTATCATTCACAACCATTCGGAGTACCCGCACCTGCACTTGAGCGTCGAGATCACACACACCCGTTTCGGCAACATGAACCTAGCTTATCGTCCCACATATCTCCGCTGGAAGGCTTCTCAGAAACTCTCTCACAGTCACATATCGGCAATCTCCCACGATTGACCCGAGTCACTATGCAAAGCCCTGGAGAGATGAAGCATCACGCAGTAACCCGGAGTGATTCTTCTGTCCCGTCATTTCAGCATTCACAGCTGCCGGTGCAGGGAACGACATTTTACGAAAAGGCAGCGAGTGAAATGTCATCGCCAGAGACATCAACTCGACACCATAGACGTTCCGTGCGACCCCATGTCGTTGATGAGCGGTATATcgaaggagaaggaattTGCTATGTATATGCGGATGGATCCCATTGCCCTAAGGCTGTCGACGGAATTCCAGTGAACGCGAACTGGGGGGTCACCAAAGCCGGAAGACCCAGAAAACGGCTGGCACAGGCATGCTTGACCTGTcgcgagaagaaaatcaagTGCCAGCCAAACCTTCCAAAATGCGATCAGTGTCAAAAGTCCGGACGGGAATGCAGGTTCGAGAGTGCGTAAGTGTTTCATTGGGAGGATGAATCATGGATTTGtctctggctctggctcaaGCCATTAACATGACCGCTGACATTGTTACAGCCCGCGTGGGAGCCGAGGCTCATTGAAAGGATCCCAATCAGGACCATCCAGCAAAGAAGGGTTCTCTCCTGTTGGTCATACCGGTTCGGATGTTTCTCCATCCATGTACAATATTGTTCGAGCGTCCAACAGTTCTACTTCCGTTGCGGGAACCAGTGGAAATTCGCCAATGTCCGAAGGGCCTACTATGGGAGAACCACCCTACGAGACTATGGCCGATGCAGACCGAGCGTATCGCTCTCGAATGCACAGAATCCcgccatcctcatccatctctGGGGATACACCTACACGCCAA
Encoded proteins:
- a CDS encoding uncharacterized protein (ID:PFLUO_005502-T1.cds;~source:funannotate), producing the protein MMFVKSGLLATMLAASATNAHMIMSNPVPYSKDSLNNSPLAADGSDFPCKLRSDAWEVTTQNIMPIGESQKLAFIGSATHGGGSCQISLTTDLHPTKTSSWKVIKSFEGGCPANDTGNLSGGSTMVDPYHFDFAIPEGIETGKYTLAWTWFNRIGNREMYMNCAPVTVTSGSSKRDTEVVEKRSTSFPPMFVANINGCTTTEGIDIRFPQPGDVISYDGAPENLQPKGEAACSGTPTFAGSGDTVSGSDTSPGSSGSSGSSGSSSAAAGAPSSTPSAEPAPASSSAASPEPSTTTAPEPASSSAEPAPAPSSGSGSSGSSSGSSSGTSGSCSPEGEWNCIDGTSFQRCASGQWSAVMAVAPGTECTAGQSSDLAIKATKKARSIMRFHKRAATLEYHA
- a CDS encoding uncharacterized protein (ID:PFLUO_005503-T1.cds;~source:funannotate), with amino-acid sequence MASRPTVSIATAEGKPSGASHPLPSVFSAPIRPDIVQQVHTGMAKNKRQPYAVSEKAGEQTSAESWGTGRAVARIPRVSGGGTHRAGQAAFGNQCRSGRMFAPTKVWRKWHQKVNLNQKRFATASALAASSVPALLFARGHRVATVPEVPLVVDSKATAINKTKAAIALLQAVGAGSELVKVQKSRKLRAGKGKLRNRRFRQRRGPLVVYNPETDGTDLVRAFRNIPGVETSSVFSLNLLQLAPGGHLGRFIVWTSSAFEALDKVYGTTTDASALKRDYLLPSNLVANADLARLINSSEIQSVVRAPKGEARTKRVNVQKKNPLRNKQVMLRLNPYAAAYSKQKLGQTGVDAGKPERAGKAFFKTLDEE